The genomic stretch TTGAGTGGCTGCCGGCAGGAAATACCTGCCTGGCAAAAGATTTTATATGAACGATATTACGGGTTCGCATATTCTGTTTGTATGAGATATACTTCAAATAATGAAGATGCCATCGAGACAATGAATGACGGATTCGTAAAGATTTTTAAAGGCGTTGCAAAATTCACGGAACCGGAAGACAATACTAACTTGCCGAAGGCATTTATGGGTTGGGTTAAAACGATTATGATAAATACAAGCATTAATCATGCGAAATCTGTGGCAAGAAAAATTTCATGGACGGCAACGGATGATGCTGCACAAAATATTGCATCTCATCAGCACAGTCCTATTTCAGACATTTCTTATACAGAATTAGTAAAAATGGTACAACGTTTAAGCCCCGCTTATCGTAATACCTTTAGTTTATATGCAATAGAAGGTTTCTCTCACGAAGAAATTGCGGGAATTTTAGGTA from Arachidicoccus sp. BS20 encodes the following:
- a CDS encoding RNA polymerase sigma factor, with the translated sequence MEHQLSDILSGCRQEIPAWQKILYERYYGFAYSVCMRYTSNNEDAIETMNDGFVKIFKGVAKFTEPEDNTNLPKAFMGWVKTIMINTSINHAKSVARKISWTATDDAAQNIASHQHSPISDISYTELVKMVQRLSPAYRNTFSLYAIEGFSHEEIAGILGISVGTSKSNLLKARKNLRKILDKTYAEKV